One Sulfoacidibacillus ferrooxidans DNA window includes the following coding sequences:
- the pdhA gene encoding pyruvate dehydrogenase (acetyl-transferring) E1 component subunit alpha, with product MSAIAPTKPTTYLQVLDAEGNVVNPSLMPNLTDEQLRSLMHKMVFTRIWDQRAIKLTRQGRLGFYAPVGGQEASMIGSEAATEKEDFLFPSYRDVPQSVWHGWPLYQAFLYSRGHQHGGQFPQDVHVIMPQIIIGAQIVQTAGTALAFKLRKEKRVAFTYIGDGGTSQGDFYEGINFAGAYQAPAVFVVQNNQFAISVPVALQTAAETLANKAVAAGIPGVQVDGMDVLAVYGAMKQAVDRARAGEGPSLIETMTFRYGPHTMSGDDPTRYRSKELEEEWQKKDPLVRFRNFLQSKNLWSKEDEDLVIEEAKAAVNDALAKADAYQKMTIPGLIDSMFKTLPADLIAQRTEFDS from the coding sequence ATGAGCGCAATCGCGCCAACTAAACCAACCACTTATCTCCAAGTTCTCGATGCAGAAGGAAACGTTGTAAACCCTAGTTTAATGCCTAATCTTACAGATGAGCAACTGCGCTCTCTGATGCACAAGATGGTTTTTACACGCATTTGGGATCAGCGTGCAATTAAACTCACTCGTCAAGGTCGGTTAGGGTTTTATGCTCCAGTAGGTGGGCAAGAAGCTAGCATGATAGGCAGTGAAGCAGCAACTGAAAAAGAAGATTTTCTATTTCCAAGTTATCGTGATGTACCACAATCAGTGTGGCATGGTTGGCCTTTATATCAAGCATTTTTGTACTCGCGCGGACATCAACACGGAGGCCAATTTCCGCAAGATGTACATGTCATTATGCCTCAGATTATCATTGGGGCACAAATTGTTCAGACTGCAGGAACGGCTTTAGCATTCAAACTGCGCAAAGAAAAGCGTGTGGCGTTTACGTATATTGGGGATGGCGGAACATCGCAAGGAGATTTCTATGAAGGGATCAATTTTGCGGGTGCCTATCAAGCACCAGCAGTGTTTGTGGTGCAAAATAACCAATTTGCTATTTCTGTTCCAGTAGCCCTACAAACAGCAGCTGAAACATTGGCCAATAAAGCGGTGGCAGCAGGAATCCCTGGTGTTCAAGTCGATGGAATGGATGTACTTGCTGTGTATGGTGCAATGAAACAGGCAGTTGATCGCGCGCGAGCTGGAGAAGGTCCGAGTTTAATTGAAACCATGACGTTTCGTTATGGTCCGCACACGATGAGTGGCGATGATCCAACACGTTATCGGAGCAAAGAACTTGAAGAAGAATGGCAAAAGAAAGATCCTCTTGTGCGATTTCGTAACTTTTTGCAAAGTAAAAACTTATGGTCTAAAGAAGATGAAGATCTTGTCATTGAAGAGGCAAAGGCAGCAGTTAACGATGCTCTAGCGAAGGCGGACGCTTATCAGAAAATGACCATTCCTGGATTGATTGATAGTATGTTTAAAACATTGCCTGCAGATTTGATTGCGCAGCGCACCGAATTTGACTCGTAA
- a CDS encoding alpha/beta hydrolase, with translation MDAPKRRIVGHTLYSAHLNEERTVKIFLPPNYDEQLTYPILYCHDGNEFFSHGRIATIAADMILTGQLTPCLIVGIAVNHERRTADYSLFGERNDAYIRFVTTECIPYIESLYKVKHDPMYRAMAGISLGAVVTLELSFETTHLFNHMALFSGAYYNEVLTYASRIPTAHATSVFMLVGEQETDVETPGGHHDFLKANRDMKVLLEDMGLDVTYQEAPGTHIWGFWQRHIPEVLHFLDRGWKESST, from the coding sequence ATGGACGCTCCAAAACGCAGAATCGTCGGTCATACTCTATACAGTGCTCACTTGAACGAAGAACGAACCGTGAAAATTTTTCTACCTCCTAACTACGACGAACAACTTACCTATCCCATTCTCTATTGTCATGATGGCAATGAATTTTTTTCGCATGGGCGAATTGCCACGATTGCAGCAGACATGATTCTAACAGGACAACTAACGCCCTGTCTGATTGTAGGAATTGCAGTAAACCATGAACGAAGAACGGCCGATTACTCTTTATTTGGCGAGCGCAATGATGCATACATCCGCTTTGTCACAACGGAGTGCATTCCCTACATTGAGAGTCTTTACAAAGTGAAACATGATCCTATGTACCGAGCAATGGCTGGCATTTCACTTGGGGCTGTCGTCACCCTTGAGTTATCGTTTGAAACTACTCACTTATTTAATCATATGGCACTTTTCTCCGGAGCCTATTATAATGAAGTCCTAACATATGCTAGTCGAATTCCGACTGCACATGCAACGTCCGTGTTTATGTTAGTTGGTGAACAAGAAACAGACGTAGAGACACCAGGTGGGCACCATGATTTTTTAAAAGCCAATCGAGATATGAAAGTCCTCCTAGAAGATATGGGTTTAGATGTAACCTATCAAGAAGCACCTGGAACACATATATGGGGTTTTTGGCAGCGTCATATCCCAGAGGTTCTGCATTTCCTTGACCGGGGATGGAAGGAAAGCAGTACATGA